From Xiphophorus hellerii strain 12219 chromosome 6, Xiphophorus_hellerii-4.1, whole genome shotgun sequence, the proteins below share one genomic window:
- the aire gene encoding autoimmune regulator, which yields MSRVEVFRDANLRSLLRELRTDIAMAVDDPFPIVYGLADKNIITEQQLQDTLKKEGSEGIHKAMYSLLSWLLEQSRSTLQAFWSNLSKDYNMDSYPKLKALLANLNTRPNAPRSKAENRSYGGVKASHSKKRSHEDKGANVQHSEYHAKTSDGTVSKVKLYRVKSEARALQLPSGNSLQVVSSSVQRGIALSSSSSSYSSDLPFSQDKKENTQIKQERTALDGSVRKCIKGAEGFHSYSLAEKSHDKSKSASARFTHQGEANPIIIHSNDDECALCKDGGELICCDGCPRAFHLTCLNPPLASIPSGSWQCEWCYGLRVKQENALQLVQVLPTQPQQTSINNTNSILDNSFYPTLSSSLTSVTASIKASNGKNQCSGGEMVALREVCGVCHLGGDLTHCLQCLKHFHAHCHFSKGRSVCLSCSRPWGSSAEKETEPRAMQLAPSVQNSFSQDQSTSFSEPVVNKDELDSILGDQNSIDGLLQWAFHNISRPLPDSQGCYK from the exons ATGTCCAGAGTGGAGGTGTTTAGGGACGCCAACCTTCGCTCTCTGCTGCGCGAGTTGCGCACTGACATAGCGATGGCGGTGGATGACCCTTTTCCTATTGTGTATGGCTTGGCAGACAAAAACATAATCACAGAACAACAGCTGCAG GATACTCTTAAGAAGGAAGGGAGCGAGGGGATTCACAAAGCCATGTACTCCCTCCTTTCGTGGCTGTTGGAGCAGAGCAGATCAACTCTCCAGGCTTTCTGGAGCAACCTATCCAAGGACTACAACATGGACAGCTACCCCAAGCTAAAGGCACTTCTCGCTAACCTGAATACCA GACCGAATGCTCCGCGGTCCAAAGCTGAAAACAGATCTTATGGAGGAGTAAAAGCTTCTCACAGCAAGAAGAGGAGCCATGAGGACAAGGGAGCAAATGTTCAGCATTCAGAGTATCATGCTAAGACAAGCGATGGAACAG TGAGTAAAGTCAAGTTGTACAGAGTGAAGAGTGAAGCGCGAGCACTGCAACTACCATCTGGAAACA GTCTGCAGGTGGTATCTTCCTCTGTTCAGAGAGGCATAGCcctttcctcttcttcatcttccTACTCTTCAGATCTTCCTTTCAGCcaggacaaaaaagaaaacacacaaatcaaACAGGAGCGCACTGCACTGGATG GCTCCGTCAGAAAGTGCATCAAAGGTGCTGAAGGTTTTCACTCGTACAGTTTAGCAGAGAAGTCCCACGACAAGTCCAAATCTGCGAGTGCCAGGTTTACCCACCAGGGGGAGGCAAACCCAATAATA ATACACTCTAATGATGATGAGTGCGCGCTGTGTAAGGATGGAGGGGAGTTGATTTGCTGTGACGGCTGTCCTCGAGCCTTTCATCTGACCTGCCTCAACCCCCCACTCGCTTCCATACCGAG TGGCTCTTGGCAGTGTGAGTGGTGTTATGGGCTTAGAGTGAAACAAGAAAATGCTCTACAGCTTGTCCAG GTTCTCCCCACTCAGCCTCAGCAAACCAGCATAAATAACACTAACTCCATCTTAGACAACTCTTTCTACCCCACTTTATCATCCTCCCTCACGAGTGTCACAGCCTCTATCAAAGCATCGAATGGCAAAAACCAG TGCTCAGGTGGAGAGATGGTCGCCCTGAGGGAGGTGTGTGGTGTTTGTCACCTTGGAGGAGATCTGACTCACTGCCTTCAGTGTTTAAAGCATTTTCATGCACATTGCCACTTTTCCAA GGGAAGATCTGTCTGCTTGTCCTGTTCTAGACCATGGGGCAGCTCTGCAGAGAAAGAAACCGAGCCCAGAGCCATGCAG CTTGCACCTTCAGTCCAGAACTCATTCAGTCAAGATCAGAGCACTTCCTTCTCTGAACCAGTCGTCAATAAGGACGAACTGGACTCCATCTTGGGAGAT CAGAACTCAATTGACGGCCTGTTGCAGTGGGCCTTCCACAACATCTCCAGGCCTCTTCCAGACTCTCAGGGATGCTACAAGTGA
- the rab6bb gene encoding RAB6B, member RAS oncogene family b encodes MSAGGDLGNPLRKFKLVFLGEQSVGKTSLITRFMYDSFDNTYQATIGIDFLSKTMYLEDRTVRLQLWDTAGQERFRSLIPSYIRDSTVAVVVYDITNINSFQQTCKWIDDVRTERGSDVIIMLVGNKTDLEEKRQITIEEGEQRAKELNVMFIETSAKTGSNVKQLFRRVAAALPGMESLDDANPEGMIDIKLDKPAEPTVPEGGCSC; translated from the exons ATGTCAGCCGGAGGAGATTTGGGGAATCCCCTGAGGAAATTTAAACTCGTGTTTTTGGGAGAGCAAAGCG TGGGGAAAACATCTCTCATCACCAGATTCATGTATGACAGTTTTGACAACACATATCAG GCAACCATTGGAATTGACTTCCTCTCTAAGACCATGTACCTGGAAGACCGGACA GTAAGGCTGCAGCTGTGGGACACAGCTGGACAGGAGCGTTTCAGGAGCCTCATTCCCAGCTACATTCGGGACTCTACAGTGGCAGTGGTTGTCTATGACATTACAA ACATAAATTCGTTCCAGCAGACCTGCAAATGGATCGACGACGTCAGGACGGAGAGAGGAAGTGATGTGATCATCATGCTCGTGGGCAACAAGACAGATCTGGAGGAGAAGAG GCAAATCACGATCGAGGAAGGAGAGCAGAGAGCCAAGGAGTTGAACGTCATGTTCATCGAGACCAGTGCCAAGACAGGCTCCAATGTCAAACAG CTGTTTCGTCGAGTCGCTGCCGCCCTACCTGGGATGGAGAGTCTGGATGACGCAAACCCCGAAGGCA TGATTGACATCAAGCTGGACAAACCAGCAGAGCCCACCGTCCCGGAGGGCGGCTGTTCGTGTTAA
- the espnlb gene encoding espin-like protein produces MENNKPVKEVLPLPRHPTPLPVTSTSPTPAASSKKHTTGSIQQVQLASSVVTSFNHLRPPERDLTPMSRMKPIKSLKHAGLTAVFTGQTWLDSEVVQEEVQEEVPSVNMILADIDSLVPTHDETGRPIAEWKRQVMVRQLQVRMQDEEVEEAQNMLNGYMPLDSWKYSQTHNAILGPFGELLKEEDLVYLQQQIESVSLQKRCQAYELELTRLTEELKAILPDPIVNISLNKDILQRMDSGGKMPLALPIWCDRVSEIVKNMSLLVANLTKTQRKETEWGSVGGMVEGMKSLQENIIASEIDLDSRLMQNSQEKESAPVGTSSGCRIPHIGMASAFSHRLESSSCNREKREKVEREIQQSGVSVKNLRSNFEGQIGSIYPFAGVVHGAQRLKGKNWIGPSAGSSDDVNTHLSHGAIKTCGAVMETTSLRKERIVVLFLSHWKKSAYAISMRAARQRQEKLAASGKVATTQLKQNPHSLFRFCQQRGAVDKIVNSWRNKLEYTSKSHLVSQNSCNSHVTYSPEQFLPDMDGVAMSHDSLTLDLFMLGYFHILEQDLSAEERKMRHLLCFEVFDHVSFFPWEKVRDFHKAVLQEIQSRRRQWSDGFEDLKTQFFGESATCRCPSSLVPDFKPVPKVIVQNATPDESGSDTEFSCFNNEDICKYIDRSFAFWKEKEAELFDFEH; encoded by the exons ATGGAGAACAATAAG CCAGTGAAGGAGGTTCTCCCCCTGCCTCGCCACCCCACCCCACTTCCTGTGACCTCCACATCTCCGACCCCTGCTGCCTCCTCGAAAAAACACACTACAGGGTCCATCCAGCAGGTTCAACTGGCCTCCTCAG TGGTGACATCCTTCAATCACCTGAGGCCTCCAGAGAGAGACCTCACGCCGATGTCTCGGATGAAGCCTATTAAATCGCTGAAGCATGCCGGCTTAACTGCAGTCTTCACCGGGCAAACT TGGCTTGACAGTGAGGTGGTACAGGAGGAGGTGCAGGAGGAGGTACCAAGTGTCAACATGATCTTGGCTGACATTGACTCCCTGGTGCCAACCCACGATGAAACTGGACGCCCCATAGCAGAATGGAAACGGCAGGTGATGGTTCGGCAGCTCCAGGTCAGGATGCAAGATGAAGAGGTAGAGGAGGCACAG aatatgTTGAATGGCTACATGCCACTGGATTCCTGGAAATACTCCCAGACTCACAACGCCATCTTAGGGCCCTTTGGTGAACTCCTAAAAGAGGAAGATCTGGTTTACTTGCAGCAGCAAATTGAgtctgtttctctgcagaaacGTTGCCAGGCTTATGAATTAGAGTTGACCAGGCTAACCGAGGAGTTAAAGGCAATCTTACCTGATCCTATCGTTAATATTTCCCTCAACAAGGATATTCTACAAAGAATGGACTCTGGGGGAAAAATGCCCTTGGCTCTACCCATCTGGTGTGATCGTGTCTCAGAGATTGTCAAGAATATGTCTCTGCTGGTGGCCAATCTGACTAAAACtcagagaaaagaaactgaGTGGGGGTCTGTGGGAGGAATGGTTGAAGGGATGAAGAGTTTGCAGGAAAATATAATTGCCTCTGAAATTGATTTGGACTCAAGATTGATGCAAAATAGCCAAGAAAAGGAGTCTGCACCTGTGGGGACATCCAGTGGATGTAGGATACCCCATATTGGGATGGCATCTGCTTTCAGCCATCGCTtggagagcagcagctgcaatagagaaaagagagagaaggtgGAGAGGGAGATCCAGCAGTCTGGTGTGTCTGTAAAAAACCTTAGGTCCAACTTTGAGGGTCAGATTGGAAGTATTTACCCCTTTGCTGGGGTTGTACATGGAGCACAGAGGCTGAAGGGGAAGAATTGGATTGGGCCATCAGCAGGAAGCAGTGATGATGTGAACACACACCTTAGTCATGGCGCCATTAAAACTTGTGGAGCTGTGATGGAGACCACCAGCTTAAGGAAAGAGCGGATAGTTGTGTTATTCCTGAGTCACTGGAAAAAGTCTGCATATGCCATTTCAATGAGAGCAGCAAGACAGAGACAAGAAAAACTTGCAGCATCAGGGAAAGTGGCTACAACTCAGCTGAAACAGAACCCCCACTCTCTGTTCCGGTTCTGCCAACAACGAGGTGCCGTGGACAAAATCGTAAACTCCTGGAGGAATAAGCTGGAGTACACTTCAAAATCCCATTTGGTTTCACAAAATTCATGTAACTCCCATGTTACCTACTCCCCAGAGCAGTTCCTGCCAGATATGGATGGAGTCGCAATGAGTCACGACAGCTTGACCCTCGACCTCTTCATGCTGGGTTATTTCCACATCTTAGAACAAGACCTGTCTGCTgaggagaggaagatgagacATCTCCTCTGCTTTGAGGTTTTTGACCATGTCAGCTTCTTCCCCTGGGAGAAGGTGCGGGATTTCCACAAGGCTGTTCTCCAAGAAATTCAGTCTAGGAGGCGGCAGTGGAGTGATGGCTTTGAAGACCTCAAAACTCAATTCTTTGGTGAATCGGCAACGTGTCGCTGCCCATCGTCATTGGTGCCAGACTTTAAACCTGTACCCAAGGTTATAGTCCAAAATGCAACTCCAGATGAGAGCGGCAGTGACACAGAATTTTCCTGTTTCAATAATGAagatatatgtaaatatattgaTCGCAGTTTTGCTTTCTGGAAAGAGAAAGAGGCAGAACTGTTTGACTTTGAACACTGA